The window TCGCGCTCAAGAAAGCCGGCATCGACACGTTCACGATCTTCGAAAAATCCGGCGGCGTGGGCGGCACGTGGCGCGACAACACGTATCCGGGCTCCGGCTGTGACGTGCCGTCGCACCTCTACTCGTTTTCGTTCGCGCCCAATCCGGACTGGACGCACGCGTTCTCGCTGCAGCCGGAAATCCTCGAATACTTCGAAGACTGCGCGCGCCGCTTCGACCTCCTCCGGCACTGTCGTTTCCGCACCGAGCTCGAATCCGCGACCTTCGACGAGGCCGCCGGCGTATGGAGGCTGCTGACCAAAGACGGCGCGGAGATCGCGTGCGATGTGCTCATCAGCGGCGTCGGACAGCTCAACCGCCCGATGTATCCGAAGATCGACGGGCTCGAGTCGTTCCGCGGAAAGACGTTTCACTCTGCGCGATGGAACCACGGGTACGATCTTGCCGGCAAACGCGTCGCCGTCATCGGCAACGGCGCAAGCGCGCTGCAGTTCATTCCGAAGATCGCCCCGGTGGTCGGCAGGCTTTCGATCTTCCAGCGCAGCAACAACTGGATCGTTCCGCGCGGCGACCGGCCGTACACCGAACGCGAGAAGCGCTGGTTCCGGCAGTCGACCGCGCTTCGCCTGCTGCACCGCGGCCTGATCTACCTCCTGCTCGAGAAGAACTTCTTTGCGTTCCGGCCCGGAACCCTGATGGCAAAGATCATGGAGCAGCGCGCGCGGGCGCAGCTCGCGGCGCAGGTTGCCGATCCCGTGCTTCGCGAGCGCCTGACGCCGGACTATCCGATCGGCTGCAAGCGCATCCTGATCGGCGACGACTATTACCCGGCCCTGGTGCGCGACAACGTCGAGGTCGTCACCGATCCGATCGTCCGCGTGAAGCCGGAGTCGATCGTGACGGCCGGCGGACGCGAGCATCCGGTCGATGCGATCATCTACGGGACCGGCTTCGAGACCACGTCGTTTCTTGCGCCGATGCGCGTCGTCGGGCGCGGCGGACACCGGCTCGAAGAGGTCTGGAAGGAGGGCGCCGAGGCGTATCTCGGCGTCGCGGTGTCCGGCTTTCCGAATTTCTTCATGCTGTACGGGCCGAACACCAATCTCGGCCACAACTCGATCATCTTCATGATCGAGTGCCAGGTTCGCTACGTCGTTTCGCTGATTGCCGCGATGAAGCGGATGCGCGCGCGCTGGCTCGACGTCAGGCCGGCCGCGATGGCGCGCTTCAACGAGGGCCTGCAGAAGCGGCTCGGCAAGTCGGTCTGGGCGACGGGCTGTACGAGCTGGTACAAGACCGAAGGCGGCAAGATCACCAACAACTGGTCCGACTTCACGGTGCGCTACTGGTGGACCATGCGCCGGCCGAAACTCTCCGCGTTCGAAGCAGCGAACGCATCCGGCACATCCGCCAAAGGCGCAACTTCATGAATCGGATCCTCTCGGCTCTCTTCTTCGCTGTCCTTGCCCTGTCGCCTTCGCTTGCATGCGCGTCCGAATCGGCCGGCCTCGACGGCTCGACGCTGCCGTTGCCGTGGGCACTGCCGTTCGTCGGCATGCTGCTGTCGATCGCGATCCTGCCGCTGGCCGCGCCGCACCTGTGGCATCACCATTTCGGCAAAATCTCGGCCGCATGGAGCGCGCTCGTGCTGCTGCCGGCAGCAGCGCTCCACGGCGTGGACAGGGCAGTCCACGTGCTCGCGCACACGATGGTCCTCGAATACGTGCCGTTCCTCATCCTGATCGCGACGCTCTTCACGGTGGCCGGCGGCGTGCTGGTGCGCGGCAACCTGCACGGCGATCCCAAAACGAATGCGGCACTGCTTGCGATCGGCACGGTGCTCGCGAGCGTGATGGGGACGACCGGAGCAGCGATGCTGCTCGTGCGTCCGGTCGTACGCGCCAACGACGGACGCCGCCACAACGCGCACGTTCTCATCTTCTTCATCTTCCTGGTCGCCAATATCGGCGGCTCGTTGACTCCTCTCGGAGATCCGCCGCTTTTTCTCGGGTTTCTCAAGGGCGTCGATTTCTTCTGGCCGACCGTGCATCTGTTCGCACCGGCGACAACGGCGGCCGTCATCGTGCTCGTCGTCTTCGTCATCATCGATTCGGTGCTTTACAGCCGCGATCATCAGTTTCGTGCGGTCTACGATCCGACGCCCGACAGCCCCATTGCGGTCGACGGGCGTGTCAATTTCGTCCTGCTCGCCGGTGTCGTGGCTGCGGTGCTCTTGAGCGGCCTCTGGCACCCGGCAGTGTCGTGGGAGGTCGGCGGAGTCGAAATCGAGCTGCAGAACGTCGTGCGCGACATCGCACTGATCGTCATTGCGGTCCTGTCGCTTCGCCTGACGCCGCACGGTCTTCGCGAGGAAAACGCGTTCTCGTGGGGCCCGATCCAGGAAGTGGCCATCCTGTTTGCCGGAATCTTCATCACGATGATCCCATCTCTCGCGATCCTTCGAGCCGGAATGCACGGCTCGCTCGCGCCGGTGGTCGGGCTCGTGACCGGCGCCGGCGGCGAGCCGATCGATGCAGCATACTTCTGGCTTTCCGGAGGGCTGTCGAGCTTCCTCGACAACGCGCCAACCTATCTCGTGTTCTTCAACATCGCGGGCGGCGATCCGCAGCATCTGATGGGGCCCGCTGCCCGGACGCTGATGGCGATTTCGGCGGGCTCCGTGTTCATGGGTGCGAACTCGTACATCGGCAACGCGCCCAACTTCATGGTCAAGTCGATCGCCGAGGAGCGCGGCATCGCGATGCCGAGTTTCTTCGGCTACATGGCGTGGTCGGTGGGCGTTCTGATCCCGACGTTTCTGCTCGTGACGTGGGTGTTCTTCGAATAGACCCCCGGCGCTCCAGTGCGCGGAGGTCCGGGCTTTGCATAGGCTTTCCACGCAGTCGCCATTTGCCGCGACCTGTGGAATCACAGGCCCCATGAAGATGCCCGAGACGGCGAAAGCGCCGAACACGCCTCAGTTCGCCTACCAGGAACTTTTTCCGCACGCCGAGGACCAGACCGAGTACCGCCTGCTCACGAACGAGTTCGTCTCGACGGCCACGTTCGACGGCAAGGAGGTCGTAAAGGTCGATCCGCAGGCGCTCACGTACCTTACGCACCAGGCGTTTCGCGACTGCTCGTTCCTGCTGCGCGAGAAGCATCTGCGGCAGGTCGCCGCGATCCTCGACGATCCCGAGGCTTCCGACAACGACCGCTACGTTGCGCTGACGATGCTGCGCAACGCCGAGGTCTCGGCCGAAGGAATTCTTCCGTTCTGCCAGGACACCGGAACGGCGACGGTCATCGGAAAGAAAGGGCAGGCGGTCTGGACCGGTGCCGACGACGCCGAGTTCGTCGCCAGAGGCGTGTTCGAGACCTACACGCAGGAGAACCTTCGCTACTCGCAGAACGCGCCGCTCGACATGTTCCGCGAGGTCAACACCGGATCGAACCTGCCTGCGCAGATCGACCTCTATGCGACCGGCGGCGATGCGTACGAGTTCCTGTTCATCGCCAAGGGCGGCGGATCGGCGAACAAGTCGTTCCTGTTCCAGGAAACCAGGGCGCTGTTGTCGCCCGAAGGTCTCGAGAAATTCTTCGCCGAAAAGATCCGCGCGCTCGGCACGGCGGCGTGTCCTCCGTATCACCTCGTCTTCGTGATCGGCGGGACGTCGGCCGAAGCGTGCCTGAAGACCGTCAAGCTCGCGTCCGCCAAAGCGCTCGACGATCTGCCGACCACCGGCAACGAGCTCGGCCGCGCGTTTCGCGACGTCGAGACCGAAAAGAAGGTTCTCGAGATTGCGCAGGCTTCGGGGATCGGCGCGCAGTTCGGCGGCAAGTACTTCGCGCTCGACACGCGCGTGATCCGGCTTCCGCGCCACGGGGCATCGTTGCCGGTCGGCATCGGTGTTTCGTGCTCGGCCGATCGCAACATCAAGGGACGGATCGACAGGAACGGCGTCTGGCTCGAGAAGCTCGAGACCGATCCGGGAAAGTTCATTCCCGACAGTCAGCGGGTTCTCAAGCCGGCGGGCACCGTCGCGATCGATCTCAACCGCCCGATGAAGGAGATCCTGGCCGAGCTGTCGAAGCATCCGGTCACGACGCGCCTTGCGCTGACCGGAACGCTGATCGTGGCGCGCGACATCGCGCACGCTCGTCTCAAGGAGCGACTGGATGCGGGACAGCCGCTTCCCGAGTACTTCAAGAATCACCCGGTCTACTACGCAGGCCCGGCCAAGACGCCGAAGGGGCTGCCATCGGGCAGCTTCGGGCCGACGACGGCCGGCCGCATGGATTCGTACGTGGACCTTTTCCAGTCGCACGGCGGATCGCTCGTCATGCTCGCCAAGGGGAACCGCAGCCCGGTCGTCACCGAAGCGTGCCGCAAGCACGGAGGTTTCTACCTGGGTTCGATCGGCGGGCCGGCCGCGATCCTGGCCAAGGAGAATATCCGCAAGGTCGAGGTCGTCGACTTTGCCGACCTCGGCATGGAGGCGGTCTGGAAGATCGAAGTCGAAAACTTCCCGGCGTTCATCCTGATCGACGACAAGGGCAACGACTTCTTCCGGGCGGGCCCGGCGTCGCAGCCGCCAAAAACCTGAGCAATCGGGCGGCGGCATGGTAACCCGCGAGGTGTGCGAACGTCTGGTAGTGCGATGAACAGACTTTCGAGCAACCCATTTGAGACTGGCCGTCGCGTCGAGACCGGCTTTCGAGTAGCACCTGCCTCTGGCACTTGCCGTGACTTGCGCGCCGACACCCGCCGGGCGGAATCGCGGGCGACGCCACGCGCTCGCGCCGGCGTCCTGGCTTTTGGTGCGATGGCCGTATTTTTTCTGATCTCCGGATGCCGTTCCGAAGACGGGATCGCATCCGGCATTTCGACCGCGTCGGCGTCCGCGGACGCACACGCGACCGAGCCGACCGACAGGCAACCCACGCGATCGACGGAGGATCCGATGGCCAACTACCACAAGCCCGACACATCCGAGCTGCGCACTCGCCTGACGCCGCTTCAGTTCAAGGTCACCCAGCAGGAAGGAACCGAGCCGCCGTTCGGCAACGAATTCTGGGACAACCACGAGGACGGCATCTACGTCGACGTCGTCTCGGGCGAGCCTCTGTTCAGCTCGAAGGACAAGTTCGATTCGGGCACCGGCTGGCCGAGCTTCACCCGGCCGCTCGAGCCCGGGAACGTAAAGGAAAAGGACGACAGCTCGCTGTTCATGCGGCGCACGGAGGTGCGCTCGGCGCACGCCGACTCGCACCTCGGCCACGTGTTTCCCGACGGACCGCGGCCGACCGGCCTTCGCTACTGCATGAACTCGGCGTCGATGCGCTTCATTCCCGTCGACAGGCTCGAAGCCGAAGGCTACGGAAAATACCTTCCGCTGTTCGGCAAGGCCGCGCCCGCATCGGCAGCAGCAGGACCGGCGACGAGTGCCGGCGCCGACACGAAGAGCGCCGCGTATGAAGGCAATCTCGAGATCGCCATCGTTGCCGGCGGCTGCTTCTGGGGCGTGCAGGACCTGATCCGCAAACTTCCGGGGGTGGTGACGTCGGATGTCGGCTACACCGGAGGCAGCGTCGCCAATGCGACCTACCAGAATCACGAGGGCCATGCCGAAGCCGTGCGGATCAAGTTCGATCCGTCGAAGCTGAGCTATGAGGACCTGCTGCGGTACTTCTTCCGCCTGCACGATCCGACGACGATGAACCGGCAGGGAAACGACGTCGGCACGTCCTACCGCAGCGCGATCTTTTTCCTCGACGACCGCCAGAAGGAAATTGCCGAGCGCGTCAAGGCCGAGGTCGACAAGTCGGGCAAGTGGAAGAAGCCGGTCGTCACCGAGATCACCGAGGCGGGCCCGTACTGGCGCGCCGAAGACTACCACCAGGATTATCTGCAAAAGGATCCGAACGGCTACACCTGCCACTTCCTGCGCGACTGAAAAGGGGACAGGTACATTTAAAATTCCTCTGCATCTTCGCGGCGCGAAAGGCACCGACCTGAAATTCCACACGTTTATTAAATGTACCTGTCCCCATTTTTGGTGATGTGAACGGAACGCTCTTCAACGACGAGCCGGTATGCGTGCGCATCCCGCTGCCGGATGCCGATGTCCTGCTGTATCGCAGGTTCGATCTCGGCATCGATGACGGCGAATGCCTGTCCGAGCTCGTTCGCGAGATCGCATGGCGCGAAGAGACCGTCACGCTGTGGGGAAAGACGTTCCTGCAGCCGCGGCTCGTGGCGTGGTACGGCGATCCCGGAGCATCGTACCGCTACTCCGGGAAACGTTTCGATCCGCTGCCGTGGACGCCGCTCGTCGACTCCTTGCGCAGGAAGGTCGAGGCCGCGACGGGCGCCACGTTCAACAGCGTGCTCGCCAACTACTACCGCGACCACCGCGACAGCGTCGCGATGCACAGCGACGACGAACCCGAGCTCGGCGCCGAGCCGTGCATCGCATCGCTCAGCCTCGGCGAGACGCGCACGTTCGTGCTCCAGCACCGCACCGACAAGTCGGTGAAGAGCATGCGCATTCCACTCGGCTCCGGAAGCCTTCTCGTCATGAAAGGTACGACCCAGCGCTTCTGGCAGCACGCGATCCCCAAAGAGAAATCGCCGTGCGGCCCGCGCGTGAACCTTACGTTCCGCCGGATCGTGCGTGCGTCATGAAAAAAAGAGGACAGGTACGAAATGTACCTGTCCCCTTTTCTGGTGCGGCTCCCGGCGGGATGCCGCCCTCGTCCAAAGCTCAGAGGTGCACGGTCGCGGCGCCGATCGCGAAATCCTTCTCGAGCACGCCGGAAACGCAGCGCCGGTGGGACCGTCCGGGATCGCGCTCGTAGCAGGTGAGCGCAATGCGGTCGCCGGCACGGATCCATGCGGAGATTTCCGACAGCAGCCGGTGGTGCTGCGGCAGGCCCTCCTTCACGAAGCTTTCGCAGATCGCATCGAATTCGGCCTGCGACTTGGGAGCCTTGCGGTTCTCCGGCGACACGCCGAGCTCCGGAATATGGCGGTAGATGATGCCGACGCTCTGGCAGGCGACGTCGAGAGCCGGCTTGGAGAACCCGTACTGCCGGCTGCTCGGGTTGCGGCGCACGTCGAGGAGCTGCGAGACACCGGCGCGCAGGAGCTCGTTGAGGTAGCCTTCGAGCGAACGGCCCTGGTAGCCGATCGAAAGAAGTGACGCCTGCACTTTCACATCGCGCGCCTCCTCGACGCGGCGCTGTGCCTCGGGATCGGTGCCGAAGAGCTCGATGATCATGCGGCTGCGCGTAGCGAAGTAGGGGTAGCGAAAGTAGGCCTCACGGGCGAGCGCGTCACCGTGTAGATGGCCGAACTCGTGAACGAATCCGTCGATTGCCGAATGACGGTGCCCGCGGATCGCGGCACTTCCGCTGTCCGTGATTTCCCAGCCGGCTTCCGTGTCGTGCAGCAGCCCGCCCACGACGAGCTCGCGCCGGTCCGC of the Candidatus Limnocylindrales bacterium genome contains:
- a CDS encoding NAD(P)/FAD-dependent oxidoreductase, with product MTAASADERAAAPGAAAGETASPRVAIVGAGASGLCMAIALKKAGIDTFTIFEKSGGVGGTWRDNTYPGSGCDVPSHLYSFSFAPNPDWTHAFSLQPEILEYFEDCARRFDLLRHCRFRTELESATFDEAAGVWRLLTKDGAEIACDVLISGVGQLNRPMYPKIDGLESFRGKTFHSARWNHGYDLAGKRVAVIGNGASALQFIPKIAPVVGRLSIFQRSNNWIVPRGDRPYTEREKRWFRQSTALRLLHRGLIYLLLEKNFFAFRPGTLMAKIMEQRARAQLAAQVADPVLRERLTPDYPIGCKRILIGDDYYPALVRDNVEVVTDPIVRVKPESIVTAGGREHPVDAIIYGTGFETTSFLAPMRVVGRGGHRLEEVWKEGAEAYLGVAVSGFPNFFMLYGPNTNLGHNSIIFMIECQVRYVVSLIAAMKRMRARWLDVRPAAMARFNEGLQKRLGKSVWATGCTSWYKTEGGKITNNWSDFTVRYWWTMRRPKLSAFEAANASGTSAKGATS
- a CDS encoding sodium:proton antiporter gives rise to the protein MNRILSALFFAVLALSPSLACASESAGLDGSTLPLPWALPFVGMLLSIAILPLAAPHLWHHHFGKISAAWSALVLLPAAALHGVDRAVHVLAHTMVLEYVPFLILIATLFTVAGGVLVRGNLHGDPKTNAALLAIGTVLASVMGTTGAAMLLVRPVVRANDGRRHNAHVLIFFIFLVANIGGSLTPLGDPPLFLGFLKGVDFFWPTVHLFAPATTAAVIVLVVFVIIDSVLYSRDHQFRAVYDPTPDSPIAVDGRVNFVLLAGVVAAVLLSGLWHPAVSWEVGGVEIELQNVVRDIALIVIAVLSLRLTPHGLREENAFSWGPIQEVAILFAGIFITMIPSLAILRAGMHGSLAPVVGLVTGAGGEPIDAAYFWLSGGLSSFLDNAPTYLVFFNIAGGDPQHLMGPAARTLMAISAGSVFMGANSYIGNAPNFMVKSIAEERGIAMPSFFGYMAWSVGVLIPTFLLVTWVFFE
- a CDS encoding fumarate hydratase; amino-acid sequence: MKMPETAKAPNTPQFAYQELFPHAEDQTEYRLLTNEFVSTATFDGKEVVKVDPQALTYLTHQAFRDCSFLLREKHLRQVAAILDDPEASDNDRYVALTMLRNAEVSAEGILPFCQDTGTATVIGKKGQAVWTGADDAEFVARGVFETYTQENLRYSQNAPLDMFREVNTGSNLPAQIDLYATGGDAYEFLFIAKGGGSANKSFLFQETRALLSPEGLEKFFAEKIRALGTAACPPYHLVFVIGGTSAEACLKTVKLASAKALDDLPTTGNELGRAFRDVETEKKVLEIAQASGIGAQFGGKYFALDTRVIRLPRHGASLPVGIGVSCSADRNIKGRIDRNGVWLEKLETDPGKFIPDSQRVLKPAGTVAIDLNRPMKEILAELSKHPVTTRLALTGTLIVARDIAHARLKERLDAGQPLPEYFKNHPVYYAGPAKTPKGLPSGSFGPTTAGRMDSYVDLFQSHGGSLVMLAKGNRSPVVTEACRKHGGFYLGSIGGPAAILAKENIRKVEVVDFADLGMEAVWKIEVENFPAFILIDDKGNDFFRAGPASQPPKT
- a CDS encoding bifunctional methionine sulfoxide reductase B/A protein, which produces MANYHKPDTSELRTRLTPLQFKVTQQEGTEPPFGNEFWDNHEDGIYVDVVSGEPLFSSKDKFDSGTGWPSFTRPLEPGNVKEKDDSSLFMRRTEVRSAHADSHLGHVFPDGPRPTGLRYCMNSASMRFIPVDRLEAEGYGKYLPLFGKAAPASAAAGPATSAGADTKSAAYEGNLEIAIVAGGCFWGVQDLIRKLPGVVTSDVGYTGGSVANATYQNHEGHAEAVRIKFDPSKLSYEDLLRYFFRLHDPTTMNRQGNDVGTSYRSAIFFLDDRQKEIAERVKAEVDKSGKWKKPVVTEITEAGPYWRAEDYHQDYLQKDPNGYTCHFLRD
- a CDS encoding alpha-ketoglutarate-dependent dioxygenase AlkB; the protein is MNGTLFNDEPVCVRIPLPDADVLLYRRFDLGIDDGECLSELVREIAWREETVTLWGKTFLQPRLVAWYGDPGASYRYSGKRFDPLPWTPLVDSLRRKVEAATGATFNSVLANYYRDHRDSVAMHSDDEPELGAEPCIASLSLGETRTFVLQHRTDKSVKSMRIPLGSGSLLVMKGTTQRFWQHAIPKEKSPCGPRVNLTFRRIVRAS
- a CDS encoding DUF488 domain-containing protein, coding for MTSLLNRQHVLLALLDTLGGRSGNRNFQELLFLFSQENPTAGLYEFVPCRYGAFSFTSYADRRELVVGGLLHDTEAGWEITDSGSAAIRGHRHSAIDGFVHEFGHLHGDALAREAYFRYPYFATRSRMIIELFGTDPEAQRRVEEARDVKVQASLLSIGYQGRSLEGYLNELLRAGVSQLLDVRRNPSSRQYGFSKPALDVACQSVGIIYRHIPELGVSPENRKAPKSQAEFDAICESFVKEGLPQHHRLLSEISAWIRAGDRIALTCYERDPGRSHRRCVSGVLEKDFAIGAATVHL